ACCGAAGGATCAGTAACTACCCCACACCGCGGTAGCCCCCGAGTCCCCGGTCTTGAACACGTAGTACCCGCTGCCCGCCGCCAGCACCAGCGCCAGCACGATGAACGCCACGTTCGCCACCGCCGGCAGCTGCCTGCCGGGCCGGAAGGTCAGCCCGACCATCACCAGGCTCACCACGCTGAGGCCGAGCACGAACCAGAGAAGCATCGAGCCGTAGTCCATGTGGTCGTTGAGGATCTCCAGGCCCTTGCCCTTCAAACCGTGCGAGACGAGCCGGTTGTACAGCTGCTCCCCGGACTCCTTCGCGACGAAGGTGGAGACCGGCGCCGCCACCGCGAGCAGCGCCACCGCCCAGCCGAGCCGTGGACGCCACTTCGCCGCGAGGGCGTAGACCACCGCGAGGACCGCGAGCAGTGGCACGAAGACCACCGCGGCGTGCAACACGAGCGCATGTACCGGCAAGCCGTTGACCTGGTCGAACACTTTTCCTCCTCGGTCCGGGGTGATCGCAAGCTTAGAAGTTATGTGACAGCGCAAACATCCCCCCGTCAGCATTTACCGCGGGATTCCGGTTCCGGTTCAGTCACGGACCAGTTGGGGAAACCGCCCACCCGTGTTGTCATGAACGCATGTCCACCGGTGAAGAGCTGTTGCGTACGCATGGTCTGCGCGTCACCCGTCCGCGCCTGGCCGTGCTCGAGGTCCTCACCGGCGGCGGGCACCTGGAGGTGGACGAGATCGCCCAGCGGGTGCGCACCCGGCTCGACTCGGTCTCCACCCAGGCGGTCTACGACGTGCTCGGCGCCCTGTCCCGGGCCGGCCTGGCGCGACGGATCGAGCCGGCCGGCAGTCCGGCCCGTTTCGAGGCCCGGGTCGGCGACAACCACCACCACATCGTCTGCCGTGGTTGCGGCGCGATCGCCGACGTGGACTGCGCGGTCGGCGAGCGGCCGTGCCTCACCCCGAGCCAGGGGCACGGGTTCGCGCTGGACGAGGCCGAGGTCACGTTCTGGGGTCTCTGCCCGGACTGCCAGACCCGGCGCCTGGCCGACACCGCCTGACCCACACCGGCGGCCGTGGCAGGCTGGGATGATGACGGGCGATGTTGGTCTCTTCGGACCGGACTCGATCACCTGGAAACTGCACAGCGAGCCGATCCTCATGCTCGGCGGTCTGCGCTCCCTCTACCTGCAGGCCCTGCACCCGCGCGCGGTCGCCGGCGTCGCGCAGAACTCGAACTACCGCACCGACATGTGGGGCCGCCTGGCCCGCACCTCGGACTACGTGGGCACGGTGGTCTACGGCAGCACCGCCGAGGCGGAGCAGGCCGGCGCCCGGCTGCGCCGGCTGCACTCCCGGCTCACCGCTGTCGATCCGCGCACCGGGGAGCGGTTCCGGCTCGACGATCCGGACCTGCTGCGCTGGGTGCACATCGCCGAGGTGGAGTCCTTCCTCACCACGGCGCGGCGCGCCGGAGTGCCGCTGACCCCGGCCGAGGTCGACGCCTACTACACCGAGCAGCTGCGGGCCGCGGAGCTGGTCGGCCTGGATCCGGCGACCGTCCCGGCCACCGCCGCCGAGGTGGCCGACTACTACGCCGCGCTGCGCCCGGAGCTGGGCCTGACCCGGGACGGCGCGGAGGCCGCGGCCTTCCTCACCGTCCCGCCGGTCCCGCGGAGCTGGGGCAGCCGGGCACTGCGCCTGGGCCTCACCCTCGGCCCGCCCCGCTGGGCCTACCTGGGCCTGGCCAGCACCGCGCTCGGCCTGCTCCCGCCGTGGGCCCGCAAGATGTACGGCGCCCCCGGCTGGCCCACCACCGACCTGGCCGCCGCCCTGTCCGCCCGTGGCCTGCGCGGTCTGCTGGCCGGCATCCTGGCCGTGCTGCCGGCGGATTATCGCGTGTCGCCGGCCCACCAGGCCGCCCTGGCCCGGGCCGGCCTCGGCTGATCACCCGGCCAGGTGCTCCACAGCGGCCCACGGCTCTTTCGCCGCGACGGAGGCACCGGCCGGGCACACCTTGCGGAAGTCGCACCAGCCGCAGAGCGATCCCGGGTTGGTCGGGAAGGCCTCGTCCGGGTCGGCGCCGGCGGCCACCGCTTTCTCCGCCGCCATGATGTCGGTGGCGGTCTCCTCGGCCCGGCGCACCTGCCGCGCGAGCGACTCGTCGGTGTGCTCGTGCGCGGCCACCGTCCCGGTCGGCAGGTGGTGCAGCTCGACGCGGTGGCACGGCCGGCGGAACACCCGCTGCGCCGCGTACGCGTACAGCGCGAGCGCCTGGGAGCCGCGGGCGTCGTCGGCGTCCAGCCCGGTGCGCCCGGTCTTGTAGTCGACGATCACCGCCTCCGGCCCCTCCGGACCGGTCCGGGCGTCGATCCGGTCAGCCCGGCCGTTCAGCGCGAGCACCGACGTCTTGGCGGCGACCACCCGCTCGACGCCGAGCGGCTCGTCCTCCGGGTCGAGGGTCGCCACGTAGGTCTCCAGCCAGTCGAGCGCCCGCCGATAGGCCGCGCGCTCCAGCTCGACGTCCCGGTAGCCCTCCCGGACCCAGGTGCTTTTCAGCAGGGTGGGCAGCGCGGCCGGCGCACGGCGCTCGGGCGGCAGGGCATACCAGTTCTTCAGCGCGGTGTGCACGCTGGCGCCCAGCGAATTGTGCGCCCAGGGTGGCCCCTTGGGCGGGACGGGACGGTCGACGTAGGAATATCGGTACCGCCGGGGGCAGTCGAGATATGCCCCGAGCTTGCTCGGAGTGCAGACGAAGAGACGCTCGGGCATCCCGGCGAAGCCGAGTTGCTCGGGGACGGCGGCACGGTTCCTGGTGGGGGGCACACGACAATCCTGCCAGCACCCACCGACAGGAAACGTCAGAGGCGCGGCGCGTACAGCTGCACGAAGGCGAAGATCGCGTCCGCGATGAGCTGCACCGCGATGGCCGCGAGCAGCAGACCGGCGATCCGGGTGAGCACCTCGATGCCGGCCGGCCGCAGCATCCTCACGATCAGCCCGGAGAACCGCAGCACCAGCCAGACGGTGGCCATCACGGCCAGGATCGCGGCCCCGAGGACCAGGTACTCGTCCAGGCTCTTCGCGCGCTGCACGAAGAGCATGGTGGCGACGATGGCACCGGGACCGGCCAGCAGCGGCGTGCCCAGCGGGACCAGCGCCACGTTGCTGGTGCCGCCCTGCTCGGCGGGCTCGTCGGTCTTGCCGGTGAGCAGCTGCAACGCGACCAGCACGAGGAGCAGGCCGCCGGCTCCCTGCAGGGCGGGGAGCTGCACGTGCAGGTAGTCCAGCAGGGTCTGCCCGGCGACCGCGAACCCGATGATCACACCGAGGGCGAGCAGCACCGCCTGGGTGCCGGCCCGGTTGCGGGCCTTCGCGGGCAGGGCGCCGGTGAGCGCGAGGAAGACCGGGACCATGCCGGGCGGGTCGACGATGACCAGCAGGGTCACGAAGAACTCACCGAACAGCTTGAGATTCACCCGATCAAGGTAGGACGCGGCACTCGTTCGCGCAGGCTGGTGCGGCGATCGTCACCCGAGGACGGTAACGCCGGTGGCCGCGGCGGCGATCTTCTCGAAGACTTCCGGGGCGGTGACGAAGGCACCCAGCTGGACCGTCTTGTGCGTACCGTGAAAATCGGACGAGCCAGTGACCACCAGGCCGAGCCGGTCCGCCAGCGATCTGATCTCCGCCCGCTCCGCGGGCGAATGGTCCTCGTGGTCGGCCTCCAGTCCGAAGAGGCCGGCGTCAGCCAGCTCGACGATCAGCTCGTCCGGCACCACCCGCCCCCGCTTGGTGGCCCGCGGGTGCGCGAAGACCGGCACCCCGCCCGCCGCACGCACCGCCGCGACGGCATCGAAAACATCAAGATCCGTTTTGGGTACGAAGTACCGCGCGCCCAGCCACGTCGACGCGAACGCCTCGGTGGTGCTGCCCACCAGCCCGGCCCGGATCAGCGCCTGCGCGATGTGCGGCCGGCCGACCGAGCCGCCCGCCGCGTACCCGTGCACCTCGTCCCAGGTGATCGGCACCCCGTCGGCCCGCAGTTTCTCCACGATCCGCTCGCCCCGCTGCTCCCGGTCGGTGCGCAGCAGCAGCATGGCCCGGGCCAGCGCCGGCTCCGCCGGGTCGAACAGGTACGCCAGCAGGTGCAGCGAGATCGACGGCTGCACCCCGTGCCACCGGCAGGAAAGCTCCGCCCCGCGCACCAGGCGGAGTCCGGCCGGACGGGCCGCCTCGGCCGCCGCCCAGCCGCCGGTGGTGTCGTGGTCGGTGATCGCCATGACGTCCAGCCCGGCTGCGGCGCCGGCCCGGACCAGCTCGGCCGGGGTCAGCGTGCCGTCGCTGGCGGTGGAGTGGCAGTGCAGATCGATCCGGCTGCTCAGGCGTCGTCTCCCTCGTCGTCCTTGCCCAGCCGGGCCTCGACCGCCTGCGGCTCGTACATCTCCTCGACCACCCGCAGGTACAGCTCGTTCGGGTTCGGCAGGTGCTTGACCTCGCGCAGCGCCTGGTCCTGGCCGGCCGACTCGAGAACGAACGTGCCGTAACTGAGCATCCGGCCGAGGGCGGACTGCTCGTACTTCATGTCGGTGACCCGCAGCAGGGGCATCATGGCCACCTTGCGGGTGACGATGCCGTTGACCACCATCACCCGTTTGTTGGTCAGGATGAAGCGGTCGAAATACCAGTCGAAGACCTTCCAGGCGACCCAGCTGATCACGCCGAGCCAGATCAGCACGGCGACGGTGACCATGCCGTTGATGTTCTGCCGGGTCAGGAAGCCGGCCAGGTAGCCGAGCAGCAGTGTCGCGCCGGCGCCGATGCCGAGCGGCGCGGACAGGTGGATCCAGTGCCGCTTCCACTCACCGCGGTAGCGCTCGGTGGGGAACAGATAGCGGGCGACCAGTGTGGTCGGTTCATCCTCCAGGGGGAGGAAGCGCCGCGGGCCGCCGCTGCGGTCGAGGCCTTCCAGCTCCTCCGGGGTGAAGGTGGGGTCCTCGTACTCGACCCGCTCCTCCGTGTAGGTCTCGGCGCGTGTCCGGCCAGGCTCGGTGTCCTCCATGGCGGGGTCCCGAAACTGGAAGTCCTCGTCGTCCT
This window of the Actinoplanes oblitus genome carries:
- a CDS encoding DUF2231 domain-containing protein, whose amino-acid sequence is MFDQVNGLPVHALVLHAAVVFVPLLAVLAVVYALAAKWRPRLGWAVALLAVAAPVSTFVAKESGEQLYNRLVSHGLKGKGLEILNDHMDYGSMLLWFVLGLSVVSLVMVGLTFRPGRQLPAVANVAFIVLALVLAAGSGYYVFKTGDSGATAVWGSY
- a CDS encoding Fur family transcriptional regulator, translating into MSTGEELLRTHGLRVTRPRLAVLEVLTGGGHLEVDEIAQRVRTRLDSVSTQAVYDVLGALSRAGLARRIEPAGSPARFEARVGDNHHHIVCRGCGAIADVDCAVGERPCLTPSQGHGFALDEAEVTFWGLCPDCQTRRLADTA
- a CDS encoding oxygenase MpaB family protein → MMTGDVGLFGPDSITWKLHSEPILMLGGLRSLYLQALHPRAVAGVAQNSNYRTDMWGRLARTSDYVGTVVYGSTAEAEQAGARLRRLHSRLTAVDPRTGERFRLDDPDLLRWVHIAEVESFLTTARRAGVPLTPAEVDAYYTEQLRAAELVGLDPATVPATAAEVADYYAALRPELGLTRDGAEAAAFLTVPPVPRSWGSRALRLGLTLGPPRWAYLGLASTALGLLPPWARKMYGAPGWPTTDLAAALSARGLRGLLAGILAVLPADYRVSPAHQAALARAGLG
- a CDS encoding RecB family exonuclease; translation: MPERLFVCTPSKLGAYLDCPRRYRYSYVDRPVPPKGPPWAHNSLGASVHTALKNWYALPPERRAPAALPTLLKSTWVREGYRDVELERAAYRRALDWLETYVATLDPEDEPLGVERVVAAKTSVLALNGRADRIDARTGPEGPEAVIVDYKTGRTGLDADDARGSQALALYAYAAQRVFRRPCHRVELHHLPTGTVAAHEHTDESLARQVRRAEETATDIMAAEKAVAAGADPDEAFPTNPGSLCGWCDFRKVCPAGASVAAKEPWAAVEHLAG
- a CDS encoding MarC family protein, which gives rise to MNLKLFGEFFVTLLVIVDPPGMVPVFLALTGALPAKARNRAGTQAVLLALGVIIGFAVAGQTLLDYLHVQLPALQGAGGLLLVLVALQLLTGKTDEPAEQGGTSNVALVPLGTPLLAGPGAIVATMLFVQRAKSLDEYLVLGAAILAVMATVWLVLRFSGLIVRMLRPAGIEVLTRIAGLLLAAIAVQLIADAIFAFVQLYAPRL
- a CDS encoding PHP domain-containing protein is translated as MSSRIDLHCHSTASDGTLTPAELVRAGAAAGLDVMAITDHDTTGGWAAAEAARPAGLRLVRGAELSCRWHGVQPSISLHLLAYLFDPAEPALARAMLLLRTDREQRGERIVEKLRADGVPITWDEVHGYAAGGSVGRPHIAQALIRAGLVGSTTEAFASTWLGARYFVPKTDLDVFDAVAAVRAAGGVPVFAHPRATKRGRVVPDELIVELADAGLFGLEADHEDHSPAERAEIRSLADRLGLVVTGSSDFHGTHKTVQLGAFVTAPEVFEKIAAAATGVTVLG
- a CDS encoding PH domain-containing protein; amino-acid sequence: MDPGEPRDPRGEGGHRSREDDEDFQFRDPAMEDTEPGRTRAETYTEERVEYEDPTFTPEELEGLDRSGGPRRFLPLEDEPTTLVARYLFPTERYRGEWKRHWIHLSAPLGIGAGATLLLGYLAGFLTRQNINGMVTVAVLIWLGVISWVAWKVFDWYFDRFILTNKRVMVVNGIVTRKVAMMPLLRVTDMKYEQSALGRMLSYGTFVLESAGQDQALREVKHLPNPNELYLRVVEEMYEPQAVEARLGKDDEGDDA